The Peribacillus sp. FSL E2-0218 genome contains a region encoding:
- a CDS encoding PLP-dependent aminotransferase family protein, with product MNMLTCDLKRFSDVPLYEQLYSHIKKEIIEGRLPFGAKLPSKRKLAEFLQISQNTVETAYEQLTAEGYVEVIPRKGYYIQTFEDLEYTQTKHVALEPFTVKEGEVQYHFHPSQIDTENFPFEKWRKFMKNKIDVSRQELLLLGDPQGEYELRCEIAHYLYHARGVQCVPEQIIIGAGMEILLQQLVLLFAKNTIYGVEDPGYHLIHRILRSYPNEVHPLEIDEEGVKVNPIEDSSIDVVYVTPSHHFPYGTILSVNRRTRLLNWAQGGEDRYIIEDDYDSEFRYSGKTIPSLQSMDAGEKVIYLGSFSKSLMPSIRISYMVLPIPLLKKHQQELSFYHSTVSRIDQHVLTQFMKEGDFEKHLNRMRKVYRRKLDKVIELLKPHKDLSITGERSGLHIVLLVKNGMDEQTLIQKAAQKQIKIYGLSAYSIEKKDEHHTPTIILGFAGIPEAELEQSIHLLLKSWGL from the coding sequence ATGAACATGCTAACGTGTGATTTAAAGCGATTTAGTGACGTACCATTGTATGAACAATTATATTCACATATTAAAAAAGAAATAATCGAGGGACGGCTACCTTTTGGTGCAAAATTGCCTTCCAAGCGGAAATTAGCAGAATTCCTCCAGATTAGTCAAAATACAGTGGAGACTGCTTATGAGCAGCTGACTGCTGAGGGATACGTGGAAGTCATCCCGAGAAAGGGATACTATATTCAAACATTCGAGGATTTAGAGTATACTCAGACTAAGCATGTTGCGCTGGAACCATTTACAGTCAAAGAAGGGGAAGTGCAGTATCATTTTCACCCAAGTCAAATTGATACGGAAAACTTTCCTTTTGAGAAATGGCGCAAATTCATGAAAAATAAAATAGATGTGTCACGTCAAGAGCTTTTGCTACTGGGCGATCCTCAAGGGGAATATGAATTACGTTGTGAAATAGCTCATTATTTGTATCATGCCCGGGGAGTTCAATGTGTTCCTGAACAAATCATCATCGGTGCCGGCATGGAAATTTTATTGCAGCAGCTCGTCCTGCTTTTCGCCAAAAATACCATTTACGGTGTGGAAGATCCAGGTTATCACTTAATCCATCGCATTTTACGCAGCTATCCAAATGAGGTGCATCCCTTAGAGATTGATGAAGAAGGGGTAAAGGTCAACCCGATTGAGGATTCCAGCATCGATGTTGTGTATGTCACCCCTTCGCATCACTTTCCCTATGGGACGATCCTTTCCGTCAACAGACGTACTCGTTTATTAAATTGGGCGCAAGGAGGAGAAGACCGCTATATTATCGAGGATGATTATGATAGTGAGTTTCGTTATAGTGGTAAAACGATTCCTTCTTTACAAAGTATGGATGCAGGCGAAAAAGTGATTTACTTGGGCTCTTTTTCAAAATCATTGATGCCCTCCATCCGGATCAGTTATATGGTTCTGCCAATTCCATTGCTAAAAAAGCACCAGCAGGAATTATCCTTTTATCATTCAACCGTTTCAAGAATTGACCAGCATGTGCTGACACAGTTCATGAAGGAGGGGGATTTCGAAAAGCATTTAAACAGGATGAGGAAAGTGTACCGCCGCAAGCTGGATAAAGTGATTGAATTGCTTAAACCACATAAAGACCTATCCATCACTGGTGAACGCTCAGGGCTGCATATCGTGCTACTCGTGAAAAACGGCATGGACGAACAAACACTCATTCAGAAGGCAGCTCAAAAGCAAATTAAAATTTATGGACTTTCCGCCTATTCGATAGAAAAGAAGGATGAACACCATACCCCGACAATCATATTGGGCTTTGCAGGCATCCCTGAAGCTGAATTGGAACAGTCGATTCACCTTCTATTGAAATCTTGGGGTTTATAA